The Thermosipho japonicus region AAAAATTTCTCTATCTGAAGTTCTTATTGTTTGCCCTTTTAGCATCAACGTAAGCCATCTTTTTAAAATTTGTTTATCGAGGGATAATATTGGCTCAGCGCTTTCAAGTAATTTCCTTCTCAGTTCTTCAACTACTTTTGGATCAAGCATTCCGCATGTTTTTACATTAATTGGCACGTCTTCACTCCACCTAATAATATGAAAAGGGAGAGCCTCAATAACTCTCCCTTTCCTTAGTAATTCAAGTCCTCTTACAGTTAGTTTTTTATATTCAATCCAGCTTCCATCTTCAAACTCCAAAAGCATTGCTACCACCGAGATTGTACATCTCTTGTAACTTTATCCAGATATTTAAAAGAGTAGTTGCCTCTACTTTCTTTATGTTTTCCAGATTCACAGGAACACTTTCACTCCAGGATTTTATTACTTTTGTTAAAAATTTGTATGGAACAGCATTTACTGCAGCTAAATCCAGTATTGCATTCCCATCTCTTGTTACTTCTACCTTTGAGTTTTGGAAAATAGTTACTGCTTCTTCTCTTAGTTCTGCAGTTAATTCCTTGGGTACCTCAATCCAGGTATCCGATTCTTTGTTTACAACTTTCTTGTCCTTAATATAAAGTTTTACTGTTTCATTACTTGCAAAAAGACTCATTTAATCCCCTCCTTAATATAATCCCGTAGTGTTGGTAAAGTCTGACACTTCAATTATGTCGCCGCTTCCAGGAATTAAAGTCGTGAAGTTTGCTTTTAGCATAATCTTTCCAGAATCAGAAATATCATGTGTCATTTCGCTAAATCTAATCCTTGGTAAGTAGATTTTCAATGTATGGGTTGCATCTTTAGCAAGTTCGATTCCTATTGCTGAGTCTGAAAAAGATTTGAATGCTGCATATTCGTTCGTAACCGAAGAAGCATCAAAAATGATATCAATCGATCCAGAAATTTCAAGGTTTCCTGCCTCTACAGTTTTACGCTTACCTGTTCCATCGAGTCGGTAATCATCATTGTCAAGATTATTGTTTATTGTTAATTCAATACTTGAGTACAGATCAGTAACTGTAGAAAATTTATCAGTATAAAGTTTTAATTCTTTAAAATAATATGGTTCGTTATCAGGATTTATAATTGTTGTCTCCTGAGTCAAAGAACCGCTTTTTTCTTCAACCCCTACAAAATCTGCTGTTAATTTTGGAATGGCACCAACTGCTCCACTGAATTTCAATTGATTAATTTTCATACCAAGGTATTTAAAACTTTGCCCTGAATGATTAACTTCTATGCTTGCGCTTGGGAGTTCATCGAATAAGCTAATTGGAGTGATTTTAGTATATTCATCCCCAGAACTAGGAGTAGCATCTGGGTCTTCTAAAACAGCGTTACCTAATGCAAGGTAAAAGAGTATTCCGGATGTTAATGGATACATTTCAAGTTCCAGGGAACCTTCTGCTCCTTCTTTGCCTGGTGCAAGTGCTTTTATACCACGGGAACCTAAAAAAGCTTCACTTTTTACTGCTTCAATTTTGTGATTTAATGATTCACTTGTGAAAGGTATTTTATATTTTGCTTTTGCTTCACTTCCAAATGTATTTTCAATCCCTAGTAACACACTGGATTTTGCTCCTGTATAAGCCATTATTTACACCTCCATTACTCTTCCCATTGTATGGTAAACTGTACAAACACAAATAATCTGTGCAGATTGTTTACATAGCTGTATTGAATTTCCTGAATCTCATAATAACTAAATGTACTTTCTAGAACGCTTTCAATATCTGCAATCTTCGTATCAGATGTTTGATATGCAGTGTCAGCTGTTCCATCAATTGAAAACATAATTGCTAATTCGCACGTCTTTCTTATCCTAGATGAGGTCAAATATTCGGGCACAACTCTATCAATAAAAATAACTGCGTTATTTGGTTTCTGAAGTGCTTTATCGTTTGTCAATGTAACATTATCAAAATATGCTTGTAATCCTGTTATTAATGGCTGAATCTGACTAAACATTTTCCCACGTCCTTATAAGTTCATCTATCCATTTATTCAAATTAAAATCTTCTAAAGCATCACACAAATATCTTTTTTCCGGGGTTCCTTGTTTGGCTATTTTTTGCCATACAGCCCATGCTACACCTTTACTTTTCTTTCCTCTTATCCGCAATTGTTGCTGTACCCACTTTAAAATTGGTTCAAATGGTGCTCTATGTGGTTTTGTGCCATACTCTACAAACGGAGCATATTGCATGTTAGTAAACACTTTGACTTTGTCATAACTCAAGTCTTTAACCGTCCAATGTTGAGCTAAAGCACCTGTGTTAGTTGCTCTTTCTTTTATGTTTTCAACAATTATATCTTCAAGTTCCATCCCTGCTGCCAATAGAACTTTACGTAAAACCTCACGAAATCTGTCGTCTGATACATACTTTCTGATTTTAACCAACTGTTTTTTGTCAACACTTATGTCAATCATAAATCCCACCCGCGTGCTGATCTGTAATAATTTGCTAAGTATCTAAGATGTGGTTTAGTGTTGTCATATTGCTGTGAAGCATTCTGTATTGAGTAGGAATTAAGCTTCTGAAAATCTCCCATGATCATTTCATAACAATCGGCAAGAACATTATTCCAATCTATTACCTTTGCCTGAACTACTACAATTCCATTAACAGCATTTGTAAATGTAATTTCGCCCGTTTCTTTGTCTAGTGTAAAATCTGTTGTTTCAACGCTGTCTATAAACACTCTTTCTGTGTAGGTTTCATCTAAATGTCTGTACGGTATCTGGTATATCTTTCCTTCAAAGTCCTTTGGTTCTGCAACTATCAACCTGATTTCTGAATTATCCTTAATAATCTGCTGTAATTCTGCATCTGTAAAAATCTGGTTGTTAGTATCTTTATCAGGAATTTTCATTCTGATGTATTCTAGATTAGTCATTCACATCACTTCCTTTTGCGTTTCTTTGGTTTAGCTTGTTTTTTAACTTCTTCTACCTCCCTTTCAACCTCTGGTTCTTTTTCTAGCTCGTGTTTAAGCTCAACTTCCTTTGATTCAGGTTTATTATTCTGTTCATAATGTCTGCGAAGTGCTCCGATACCCATTCTTTCACCTCACTAAAAAAGAGAGCGGGATTAACCCGCCCTCAATTATTGTGTGATTATCTTAACTACTCTGTTTTCGTCCAAGAGTTTGACTGCATAGTGCATTGTTCCAGCAATTACTGTTGTTCTTTTTAAGATGTCCCTATCTTGTTCAATCTTGAGTTGTCTCTTGTATGCAAGTGCAACTGCGTTCTTTCTTAATAACAATGCAGTGTATGTATCTGGTGTTCCAGCTGTTTTGGTTATTCTATCGGAAATCACAACAGGAATTCCTGCGACTTTTCCAATTGCTGCATAGCCGTTTACCATAACTGGTTGTCCGAATGCTGCTGC contains the following coding sequences:
- a CDS encoding phage tail tube protein produces the protein MAYTGAKSSVLLGIENTFGSEAKAKYKIPFTSESLNHKIEAVKSEAFLGSRGIKALAPGKEGAEGSLELEMYPLTSGILFYLALGNAVLEDPDATPSSGDEYTKITPISLFDELPSASIEVNHSGQSFKYLGMKINQLKFSGAVGAIPKLTADFVGVEEKSGSLTQETTIINPDNEPYYFKELKLYTDKFSTVTDLYSSIELTINNNLDNDDYRLDGTGKRKTVEAGNLEISGSIDIIFDASSVTNEYAAFKSFSDSAIGIELAKDATHTLKIYLPRIRFSEMTHDISDSGKIMLKANFTTLIPGSGDIIEVSDFTNTTGLY
- a CDS encoding HK97 gp10 family phage protein; translated protein: MIDISVDKKQLVKIRKYVSDDRFREVLRKVLLAAGMELEDIIVENIKERATNTGALAQHWTVKDLSYDKVKVFTNMQYAPFVEYGTKPHRAPFEPILKWVQQQLRIRGKKSKGVAWAVWQKIAKQGTPEKRYLCDALEDFNLNKWIDELIRTWENV